The Pirellulales bacterium genome includes the window GCGACTACGCCGCCGAGCTATTGCAAATCGCCCGCTCGTATCGAACCGTGCCCTTTGCCGCCGCCGTGGCCATGGCCCAGCGCAGCAACCTGAAACATCGCCTGAGCGCCCTGTTCGATCGCGCTTGCTCACATCTGCCGGTAAGCTCGCGCGCCGCGCGACTGCTGCTGGCCGGCGTGCTTCTGCTCGTCACGACGCTCGCCGCCATCCGCTTCGCGCCGCGCGCATCCGCCGACGATGTAGTACAGCCGCCGTCGGCGGCGACCGCAGAAAACCAGCCACCCGAAGACGACCTGGTCACCGTCGCAGGCAAAGTCGTCGATCCCGACGGCAAGCCGCTCGCCGGGGCAACGGTCTCGGCCCTGCATTGGTGGCATCGCTTGATTAGCTACCCGCCGCTGGCCAAAACGAAGTGCGATTCCGCCGGACGATTTACCGTCTCCTTTCGTAAATCCGAGTATGCCATCGGTCTCGGGCCGGCCGACACGTGGAAGGAGGCGATGATCGTTGCCAGTGCCAAAGGCTTCGGCCTGGCATGGATCCGATGGCGCGACATTCCCGTCGGCCAGGAACTAACGCTCCAGCTCGTCGACTACGCGGCCATCGCGGGCCGGGTCGTCGATCTTGAGGGCCGCCCGATCGCTGGCGTCGAGGTGAAGCCAGGGCTGATCTATGCACCTAGCGGCGGCAATCTCGACGCTTGGCTGGAAGCTGTCGGACGGGGAGAATCTAATTTCACGACTTCAAACCTGCTCGCCGGACCGGGACTTCACGTCGACACGTTGCTACCGCAACAACTGGTGACCGACCGCGACGGCCGCTTCCGCCTCGCCGGCCTAGGGCAAGAGAGAGTCGTCGAGCTGTCGCTCCACGGCCCGACGATCGCTTACACCGAAGTCAAGGTCGTCACACGCGCGCTTAAGCCCATGAAACAACGGCTCGGCGTCAGCGACTCGCTGACGGTGTACGGGGCGGATCTCGAAATAGCGGCATCGCCCACCCAACCGATGGAAGGCGTCGTGCGCGACGCCGATCGCGGCACGCCGCTGGCGGGCGTTCGCATCGAAAGCTTCAGCTTTGCGGGCCGCGATTGGAGCCGGTTGCACGTCTTGGGGACGACGACCGACGAATCCGGCCACTATCGTCTGAACGGCATGCCGAAAGGGACCGGCAACGAACTCATCGCCATTCCAAACGACAATCAGCCGTATCTCATGCGCCGCGCGCGGGTTCGCGAACAGCAATCGCTCAAACCGGTGACGGTCGATATCGACTTGCACCGCGGGATCTGGATCGCCGGTCGCGTGACCGACCAAGCTACGGGCCAAGGGGTGATGGCACGGATGTACTATTGGCCTTTCCGTTCCAACCCTTACGCTCAGGCACTGCCCGAGTTTGACGCGTCTCTCGGGAGGTACGGCTTCGAGGACCGCTACACCACGCGTCCCGACGGCAGTTTTCGCCTAGTGGGCTTGCCCGGCCAAGGCATCGTCGGCGCCAAATGTCTATTGAACCGGTATCGCCACGGGGTGGGCTCGGAAAAAATTGCGGGTGCAGACGAGTTCGGCAGCTTCGACACTTATTTGTGTCCGCAGGCTGCGAACAAGCGATCGCTTCACGCCATGAAGCAAGTCGAACCTCCGCCCGGAGTGGAGAGGGTGGCATGCGATCTCGCGCTGGATCCTGGCGGAACAATCACCGTGAATGTCGTCGATCCGGACGGTCGGCCGCTGACGGGTTTCGAAGCCGACGGCAAGTCGGCGACCTGGCACGGGTTCGGCGCTGCGGTTCAGGGTAGCACGTTTGAAGTCGTCGAGCTCGGCCCCGACGAGACGCGAACGGTGGTCGTCCGCCACAAAGCGCGCAAGCTCGTCAAAGCGGTGAACGTGCGCTTGGCCGATCATCCGACCGGCGCCATGACGGCCGCGCTCGCGCCGGCGGCCAAAATCGTCGGCCGCGTCGTCGATCAAAATGGCGCCCCCGTGCCGGGGGCGAGCTTGGAGCTGTTTTGGTACGGAACAGGAGGCGGCTCGAATGGCAACCTGGGTTTTACGGCAACCGACGAGCACGGGCGATTCGAGCACGCCGACCTGCCGACCGGTTGCATCTACAACATGCAGACGTACGTAAGCGGCGACAGTCGCATCTACGTCAACGATCTTCGGCATCTTGCGTCCGGCGAGACAAAAGACGTCGGCGACATCAAGGTCAGGCGCCAAGTAAAACCGAATGCAAACGAGGCTCAGTTGCCGGTCGTGCCGGAGAAGAAAGTGGTAGAAGACGCCGACCAAGTCGCCGCAGCCCAGAACAACAGCAAGGCAGAAGTCGTGACGCTTCGCGGCCGCGTGCTGTTGCCCGACGGCAGGCCGGCGGCGGGTGCGGATTTGTATTGGGCGCAGATCGAATCGTCCCAGCCCCCGTCGCGGATGATCGTCACCAAGCGCGGAGCCACCGATGGTGAAGGGCGGTTTCAAATCGCCTTGGCCCAGAACGACATGCCGCCAACGGTCGTGCCATCAAGCCTCGTCGCACACAAACCCGGATTCGGCATCGATTGGGTACAGGTTACGCGCGGCCAGGTGCCGCCGGACGTCACGCTCCGCTTGGTCGAAGATCGCCCGCTCCGCGGCCGCGTGACCGACACGGAAGGCCGCCCGGTCGCGCGGGCGCGGGTCACGGTCGGCGGCGTGCTGGCCCCGCGCGACGGAAGCCTCGATTCTTTTTTAGTCGCCTGGAAACAGTCGTGGCGAGATTCGTGGATGAAACTTGATCGGGGCGGCGGCTTGCACGCGCCGCTCGGTTCAGTCATGGGCGCGGTGACCGATGACGACGGCCGCTTTCAGCTTTCGGGCATTGGTGTCGAGCGAGTGGCGACCGTCGAAATCCGAGCGGCGAGACACGCCTATGAAGAGTTGCGAGTCGTACACCGCGCAGGTTTTGACGCGAAGAGCTACAACAGGCTGACGCTTTCTGCACGCACGCCTCCTACGCGCATCCGCGGAATGTTGCCGCAGCTCACAGGCCCGGTCATCGAGCAAGTCGTTGAGGCGGAGCTGGTAATTCGCGGTAGGGTATTTACCGGCGCCAGTCGTGCGCCGGTGGCCGGCGCGAGCGTTTACTCGGCGAGCGGCGGCTGGGGCGTAGATGTTTCGGCCGTCACCGACGCCGACGGCCGCTATGTATTGCACGGTCATCCCCGCAACGAGCCGGTCTTGTTGGGTGTTCATGCGCCGGCCCCCAAGGAGGTTCTCGACCGATTACTGCAATTTCCGGCCGCGTCGACTCAGGCGGTGCTCGATGCCGACGTCGAACTGAAACGCGGCATTGTCGTCGAGGGCCGCGTGTTCGATCGGATCACGGGCAAAGGAGTCCACGCCGGCCTGCGATTCGCGCCGCTGCCGGGAAACCACTTCGCCGACCAAGCGGATTGCGAAGATCCCACGACGGCGACCGTCGACGACGAGGGCCACTTCCGCATGTTGGCCATGCCCGGCCCCGGCGTGCTGTTGGTTCAGGTGTATGACGGCCAGTACCTCGACGGTAGGAGGATCAACCCCTATCGCCAGGCGAGCTTTAGCCCGGAAGACAGTCAACGCGTGCCGACCACGGTTGACGGCGACGACCGCTTTTTCACCGGCATCGGTGGTTCGAGCGAGTTTCTGATGACCGAGAACGCGGTCAAGGTCATCGACCTGGCGGCGGGCGGCAAGCCGGTGACGTGCGATTTGCCGGTCGATCCGGGCAAGACCGTAAAGATTGCCATTGAAGACGAGCAGGGCCAGCCGGTCTCCGATGCGTTTGTCTCCGGGTTCACCGACACGGGGCCAATCATCTTCAGAGTCGCGAAACCGAGCTGTACCATTTACGCCCTTGGTCCCGACCCGCCCCGGCGCGTCTGCGTTCTCCACCCCGAACGACGGTTGGCGGCCTCGATAACGCTGACGGGCGAGGAGCGAGGTCCGGTGACGGTCCGGCTGGCCGCATCGGCGAGCATCGGCGGCCGCGCTCTCGACTCCGATGGCCAGCCGATCGCCGACGCGCTGGTACAGATCAACTACGCTCGTCGCAGTGCGTCGGAGATACTCCGATTCGCGCGTCTGGGACAGGCACCGATGAGGACCGACCGCGACGGCCGGTTCCAAGTGGAGAACATCATGCCAGGTGAGCGGTTCGCGCTCGACTTCAAGCAAGGCGACACGTTTTTTCGCGCTCCGCTCACGGCCGAGCAACGCGAGTTGCAAGCCGCGCAGGTGCCGTTGGCGCAGTGGGTCAAGCAGATGATCGGCATGACGCCCGAACAATACGAGTTGGGTGTCGGACAGAAACTAAAGTTGGGCGATGTGAAGACGAAGGAACTCCGGTGAACGACGAACCTACTCCCCTTGCTCGATGCAATACAGGCTCTTCTTGGTCCGAATAAAAAGCGACCGGCCGGCGATGGCGGGGGAGGCCATGCAACCGTCGTCGAGCTGGTTGGTGGCCAGCGGCTCGTAGTGCCGGGCGGCGGCGATCACCGGCAAATCGCCGTCTTGGCTGGAAAAATAGATCCGGCCGTCGGCGTAAACGGGCGAGGCGCTGTAGTGACCGCCCAGCCGATGCCGCCAGACGAGTTCGCCGGTGGCCGCGTCGAGGCAGCTTAATATGCCCGCCTCGTTGACCATGAACAGCAGATCGTCGATCAGCAGCGGGGCACAACGCACGGGCATCGCCTGTTGCTGCTTCCAAACGACGCTCGCGGTGATGTCTCCGGTTCCGGTAGGCGGCACCGCAAATTCGCGAAAGCCGCCGTCGGCCGTGTTGAGGTAGAGCAGGCCGTGCCCGAACAGCGGCGGCGACGCCGCGTTCATCCCGCCATGCCGTATCCTCCACACCGGTTCGCCGGTCGAAGGGTCGTAGGCCGTGGTTCCGGCCGCGGCCGGACTGATCAACAGCGGCCGACCGGCGACCTCGATGATCGTGGGGGTGGCGTACGCCTTCTTGGCGTCGCCGTCGGACGTGCCGTAGTCGATGTCGCGATCGCGCTTCCAAACGGTCCGCCCCGTCGCTTTGTCGAGCGCTACCACATATTGCAGGTCGTAGCCGTCGAAATGGATGAACAGCAGGCCGCCGAACAGGATGGGCGACGAACCTGCGCCGCGGTGGTGATTGCAGGGCAGGTCTTGACGCGTCCAGATTGTTTCGCCGGTTTTCGTGTCGAGGCATGCCGTGCCGTGGCTGCCGTAATGGACGTAGATTCGGCCCTCTTCGATGACTGGCGTCGACGAGGCGTAGCTGTTGAAGTCGAAGCAGAACTGCGGCTGGGCGATGTGAAACACCACCTTGTCGAGCAAAATCTTGCCCGTTTCGCGGTCGATCTTGAGGGCCGACAACTCTTTGCCGTCGTTGGTGGCGGTGGTCAGCCAAATCTGGTCATGCCAGACGACGGGCGACGACCAGGCGCGACCGTGAATCGGCGTCTTCCAGCGGACGTTCTTCGTCTCGCTCCATTCGATGGGCAAGCCTTTGGCGTCGGAGATTCCTTGCCCATTGGGGCCGCGAAATTGCGGCCAAACCTCGCCCGCCGAGGCGGTGGAACAAAAAGTGGCGAGAAGAATTGCAATCACGAGAACGGCGGGCATCCGGGGGGTTCCTTGCGGCTGAGGGCATCAAACTCGATTGTACCCGCAACGGCGGCGGTCGCTAGTCGCCGGGCCTGCGGTAGTGTCTTAAAGTCGAGTTGATCTTACCGACGCAGCGATCGTCGTAGGGTGGGAGCGAGCGAGCTTGCGAGCGCCGGCCCACCAGCATCGGCAACGTCACGCTCGGTGGGCCGGCGCTCGCAAGCTCGCTGGTCCCACCCTACGTGACCATAAGACACCGCCTCGGTATTCATTCGCCGTATGCGATGGTAAACTAAGTTCAAGTTTCGCGGTTTTCGCGAGGCAGTTTCGGTCAAATTGAAATCGGCCTCCATGCCAAAAACGGGTAAACCTGTGGTGCATCAAACATCCCAGGCAACCCGCGGCAAGGAGGCCGAACATGCAAGTTACTTC containing:
- a CDS encoding PQQ-binding-like beta-propeller repeat protein → MPAVLVIAILLATFCSTASAGEVWPQFRGPNGQGISDAKGLPIEWSETKNVRWKTPIHGRAWSSPVVWHDQIWLTTATNDGKELSALKIDRETGKILLDKVVFHIAQPQFCFDFNSYASSTPVIEEGRIYVHYGSHGTACLDTKTGETIWTRQDLPCNHHRGAGSSPILFGGLLFIHFDGYDLQYVVALDKATGRTVWKRDRDIDYGTSDGDAKKAYATPTIIEVAGRPLLISPAAAGTTAYDPSTGEPVWRIRHGGMNAASPPLFGHGLLYLNTADGGFREFAVPPTGTGDITASVVWKQQQAMPVRCAPLLIDDLLFMVNEAGILSCLDAATGELVWRHRLGGHYSASPVYADGRIYFSSQDGDLPVIAAARHYEPLATNQLDDGCMASPAIAGRSLFIRTKKSLYCIEQGE
- a CDS encoding M56 family metallopeptidase, producing the protein MWTRLGLWLADEADSPLAQFLFDAAAKATVLLAVAMVATVLLRRSSAAVRHRIWCLTFAALVILPGLSAALPEWRLAVLPYRSPLAPQAEGRSPLAPQAEPAPPTATPSPIADELARHALPLAEQAGYVAPLRGETSLHLEPPTVRRRLNLATLWLAGAFIALSPLVVGLARTLLLRRRARAIDDGQWTKLLDELRQRLALARRVGLYETNAPLMPMTWGLFRPVVMLPRHAREWTDRLRRTVLLHELAHIKRCDVGCQLLGRAACAMYWFHPLAWYALRRLRIERELACDDCVVLAGERASDYAAELLQIARSYRTVPFAAAVAMAQRSNLKHRLSALFDRACSHLPVSSRAARLLLAGVLLLVTTLAAIRFAPRASADDVVQPPSAATAENQPPEDDLVTVAGKVVDPDGKPLAGATVSALHWWHRLISYPPLAKTKCDSAGRFTVSFRKSEYAIGLGPADTWKEAMIVASAKGFGLAWIRWRDIPVGQELTLQLVDYAAIAGRVVDLEGRPIAGVEVKPGLIYAPSGGNLDAWLEAVGRGESNFTTSNLLAGPGLHVDTLLPQQLVTDRDGRFRLAGLGQERVVELSLHGPTIAYTEVKVVTRALKPMKQRLGVSDSLTVYGADLEIAASPTQPMEGVVRDADRGTPLAGVRIESFSFAGRDWSRLHVLGTTTDESGHYRLNGMPKGTGNELIAIPNDNQPYLMRRARVREQQSLKPVTVDIDLHRGIWIAGRVTDQATGQGVMARMYYWPFRSNPYAQALPEFDASLGRYGFEDRYTTRPDGSFRLVGLPGQGIVGAKCLLNRYRHGVGSEKIAGADEFGSFDTYLCPQAANKRSLHAMKQVEPPPGVERVACDLALDPGGTITVNVVDPDGRPLTGFEADGKSATWHGFGAAVQGSTFEVVELGPDETRTVVVRHKARKLVKAVNVRLADHPTGAMTAALAPAAKIVGRVVDQNGAPVPGASLELFWYGTGGGSNGNLGFTATDEHGRFEHADLPTGCIYNMQTYVSGDSRIYVNDLRHLASGETKDVGDIKVRRQVKPNANEAQLPVVPEKKVVEDADQVAAAQNNSKAEVVTLRGRVLLPDGRPAAGADLYWAQIESSQPPSRMIVTKRGATDGEGRFQIALAQNDMPPTVVPSSLVAHKPGFGIDWVQVTRGQVPPDVTLRLVEDRPLRGRVTDTEGRPVARARVTVGGVLAPRDGSLDSFLVAWKQSWRDSWMKLDRGGGLHAPLGSVMGAVTDDDGRFQLSGIGVERVATVEIRAARHAYEELRVVHRAGFDAKSYNRLTLSARTPPTRIRGMLPQLTGPVIEQVVEAELVIRGRVFTGASRAPVAGASVYSASGGWGVDVSAVTDADGRYVLHGHPRNEPVLLGVHAPAPKEVLDRLLQFPAASTQAVLDADVELKRGIVVEGRVFDRITGKGVHAGLRFAPLPGNHFADQADCEDPTTATVDDEGHFRMLAMPGPGVLLVQVYDGQYLDGRRINPYRQASFSPEDSQRVPTTVDGDDRFFTGIGGSSEFLMTENAVKVIDLAAGGKPVTCDLPVDPGKTVKIAIEDEQGQPVSDAFVSGFTDTGPIIFRVAKPSCTIYALGPDPPRRVCVLHPERRLAASITLTGEERGPVTVRLAASASIGGRALDSDGQPIADALVQINYARRSASEILRFARLGQAPMRTDRDGRFQVENIMPGERFALDFKQGDTFFRAPLTAEQRELQAAQVPLAQWVKQMIGMTPEQYELGVGQKLKLGDVKTKELR